GTTCATAGGGCACCGATTCATCGGCGGTGCCTTGGACGATCAGTACCGGCTTGGGTAAGTTCTCGACGATCTCCAGAGCGTTGGCGGCGCGGAAATGTTTTTCTTGCAGCGGGCCGAAGCGGGCTTCGAGAATCGCCCGGGCATTCTTGTTGTCTTCGAGGATGCGCGGCAACGAGCAGAACGGCGCGATGGCGACAGCACCCGAGAAGCAGTTGTACTGGGTTGCCGCAACCAAAGACATGGTGCCGCCGGTGGATTGCCCCATGGCCCAGACTTTCTTGACGATGTTGGTGAGCGCGGCGGCGCAGGCGGCCATATCCACCGGCCACATGCTTAAATCGGCATGGCCGGTTGAAGCGCCGTAGCCTCGTTGCTCGAAGCGCAGCACGGTGTAGCCGCGTTCGGACAGCATACGCAACAAGTCG
This Deltaproteobacteria bacterium DNA region includes the following protein-coding sequences:
- a CDS encoding alpha/beta fold hydrolase yields the protein MATKELTMPISFFVRSSEALLNCAMWTPQQSRGEGIVFCHGWGGGTPYDDLLRMLSERGYTVLRFEQRGYGASTGHADLSMWPVDMAACAAALTNIVKKVWAMGQSTGGTMSLVAATQYNCFSGAVAIAPFCSLPRILEDNKNARAILEARFGPLQEKHFRAANALEIVENLPKPVLIVQGTADESVPYEHGKLLHQKLLAVAQHRTVEGGNHHLNNVDRAPVLADIVAWFEGQK